From a region of the Halolamina sp. CBA1230 genome:
- a CDS encoding DNA-3-methyladenine glycosylase: MAADDLTDEDAYDRLREDEYLGPIVAEVGPVSIDPAEDAFERLIVSILRQQVSMASAAATRERLFDAVEVTPAGIRAADDETLRDAGLSRQKTRYVNEIADRFAEEAWSREAFAAMEDDEVREALTDITGVGPWTADMFLLFVLGRPDVFPVGDLGVREGLKTLVDHHGENPEMTRGEMTAFAERWEPVRSYAALYLWQVEEELGERAGDVIGE; the protein is encoded by the coding sequence ATGGCGGCGGACGACCTCACCGACGAGGACGCCTACGACCGCCTCCGCGAGGACGAGTACCTCGGCCCCATCGTCGCGGAGGTCGGCCCCGTCTCGATCGACCCCGCCGAGGACGCGTTCGAGCGGCTGATCGTGTCGATCCTCCGCCAGCAGGTGTCGATGGCCTCCGCGGCGGCGACCCGGGAGCGCCTGTTCGACGCCGTCGAGGTGACGCCCGCGGGGATTCGGGCCGCGGACGACGAGACGCTGCGCGACGCGGGGCTCTCCCGACAGAAGACGCGGTACGTCAACGAAATCGCCGATCGCTTCGCCGAGGAGGCGTGGAGTCGCGAGGCGTTCGCGGCGATGGAAGACGACGAGGTGCGGGAGGCGCTGACCGACATCACCGGCGTCGGCCCGTGGACAGCCGACATGTTCCTCCTGTTCGTGCTGGGCCGGCCGGACGTGTTCCCCGTCGGCGATCTCGGGGTGCGGGAGGGGCTGAAGACGCTGGTCGATCACCACGGCGAGAACCCCGAAATGACTCGAGGGGAGATGACGGCGTTCGCGGAGCGCTGGGAACCGGTGCGGAGCTACGCCGCGCTCTACCTCTGGCAGGTGGAGGAGGAACTCGGCGAGCGGGCCGGCGACGTGATCGGGGAGTAA
- a CDS encoding MBL fold metallo-hydrolase: MRVTLLGTGSAMPLPDRVQTGLLLERDDRALLVDCGAGVLHRLSETPVSYEDVSTVLLTHHHLDHVSDLLALLKARWLAGEEHLEVIGPSGTKALIDDLLSVHDYLEGRVDLSIREISSGTEFEAAGFEISTHETVHSMDCLAYRFAGVEDGEGSEFTFGADGEASGSIARFADGSEVLLHDCSFPDEVDVDNHPTPTQLGEALAGTDIDRLLLTHLYPHTEGKHDEMIESVQRAGFDGDVTVAEDGMRFEV; the protein is encoded by the coding sequence ATGCGCGTCACGCTACTGGGCACCGGGAGCGCCATGCCGCTTCCCGACCGCGTCCAGACCGGCCTCCTGCTCGAACGCGACGACCGCGCGCTGCTGGTCGACTGCGGCGCCGGCGTCCTCCACCGGCTTTCGGAGACGCCCGTGAGCTACGAGGACGTGTCGACGGTGCTCCTGACCCACCACCACCTCGACCACGTCAGCGACCTGCTCGCGCTGCTGAAGGCGCGGTGGCTCGCGGGCGAGGAGCACCTCGAAGTGATCGGCCCGTCGGGCACGAAGGCGCTGATCGACGACCTGCTCTCGGTCCACGACTACCTCGAGGGGCGGGTCGACCTCTCGATCCGGGAGATCAGTTCCGGCACCGAGTTCGAGGCCGCGGGATTCGAGATTTCGACCCACGAGACGGTCCACTCGATGGACTGTCTGGCCTACCGCTTCGCGGGAGTCGAAGACGGGGAGGGGTCGGAGTTCACGTTCGGCGCCGACGGCGAGGCCAGCGGGTCGATCGCCCGCTTCGCCGACGGCTCCGAGGTCCTGCTCCACGACTGTTCGTTCCCCGACGAGGTGGACGTGGACAACCACCCGACGCCGACGCAGTTGGGCGAGGCGCTCGCCGGCACGGATATCGACCGCTTGCTGCTCACCCATCTCTACCCCCACACCGAGGGGAAACACGACGAGATGATCGAGAGCGTCCAGCGCGCCGGCTTCGACGGCGACGTGACGGTCGCCGAGGACGGGATGCGGTTCGAGGTGTAG
- a CDS encoding histidine kinase N-terminal 7TM domain-containing protein, with product MAWSPGLPSLLLFGVGVLSGLLALAVRRNRSERYAGGFVALVAVIGTWAFSYGVQLGFDSRAAQLPWWQLTLAVAGFIPTAWLLFALRYAGKEEWLTRPARWTMVSEPILFAAFVLTNPQHGLIWSGLRLPADAFVRVFAPAFAIGYFLHITYAYAIVGFGCYLVGRTAARSSELYRRQVLSLFAAIAPPFLANAAFTLGASPVPGLDLTPFTFGLTVTLIGVALFRFDLLDRTPIAREAALDVVGNGLVVLDAEGIVVDADERARRVLSPAPSTGDHITSVFPDTSLPRLSGTTVEGETEGIRRTYEVQVSTLRDVEDNPTGYALVLRDVTDRSAYEQRLQVANRVLRHNLRNDMNVVHGLAERIESDEADDPAAVAARIQSKVDGVVETSEKVREMTRIEPSSADEAEPVDVGTVAEEVVTQFDTADATVERALPRSRAAITDEAALATALENLLENAVEHNDCDEPWVRLSVEERGGAVRLRVDDDGPGIPEEEREVLRREAETPLKHSQGLGLWLASWSARAAGGELTIESTGSDGTTVRIEFPAADRD from the coding sequence ATGGCGTGGTCTCCGGGGCTCCCGTCGCTGCTGCTGTTCGGCGTCGGCGTGCTCTCCGGCCTCCTGGCACTGGCAGTCCGGCGGAACCGGAGCGAGCGCTACGCCGGGGGGTTCGTCGCGCTGGTCGCCGTCATCGGCACGTGGGCGTTCAGCTACGGCGTCCAGCTCGGGTTCGACAGTCGGGCGGCACAGCTGCCGTGGTGGCAGCTGACCCTCGCCGTCGCGGGGTTCATCCCCACCGCGTGGCTGCTGTTCGCGCTGCGCTACGCCGGAAAAGAGGAGTGGCTCACCCGCCCCGCCCGCTGGACGATGGTGTCCGAACCGATCCTGTTCGCGGCGTTCGTGCTCACCAACCCCCAGCACGGCCTGATCTGGAGCGGTCTCCGGCTCCCCGCCGACGCCTTCGTCCGCGTGTTCGCCCCGGCGTTCGCGATCGGCTACTTCCTCCACATCACGTACGCCTACGCCATCGTCGGTTTCGGCTGCTACCTCGTGGGCCGCACCGCCGCCCGCTCCTCGGAGCTGTACCGTCGACAGGTGCTCAGCCTGTTCGCCGCGATCGCGCCGCCGTTTCTCGCCAACGCCGCGTTCACGCTGGGGGCCAGCCCGGTTCCGGGGCTGGATCTGACGCCGTTCACGTTCGGCCTCACCGTCACGCTGATCGGGGTCGCGCTGTTCCGGTTCGACCTGCTCGACCGGACGCCGATCGCCCGGGAGGCGGCGCTGGACGTGGTCGGGAACGGGCTGGTCGTGCTCGACGCCGAGGGGATCGTCGTCGACGCCGACGAGCGCGCGCGGCGCGTCCTCTCGCCGGCGCCGTCCACCGGCGACCACATCACCAGTGTCTTCCCCGACACCTCGCTCCCCCGGCTCTCGGGGACGACCGTCGAGGGGGAGACTGAGGGGATCCGCCGAACGTACGAAGTACAGGTCTCGACGCTGCGGGACGTCGAGGACAACCCCACCGGCTACGCGCTGGTGCTGCGGGACGTGACCGACCGGAGCGCGTACGAACAGCGCCTCCAGGTCGCCAACCGCGTGCTCCGGCACAACCTCCGGAACGACATGAACGTCGTCCACGGCCTCGCCGAACGGATCGAGTCGGACGAGGCCGACGACCCGGCGGCGGTCGCGGCACGGATCCAGTCGAAGGTCGACGGCGTGGTCGAGACCAGCGAGAAAGTGCGGGAGATGACCCGGATCGAGCCGTCGTCCGCTGACGAGGCCGAGCCGGTCGATGTCGGCACCGTGGCCGAGGAGGTGGTCACCCAGTTCGACACCGCGGACGCGACCGTCGAGCGTGCGCTCCCGCGGTCGCGGGCCGCGATCACCGACGAGGCCGCGCTCGCGACGGCGCTTGAGAACCTGCTCGAGAACGCGGTCGAGCACAACGACTGCGACGAGCCGTGGGTGCGGCTCAGCGTCGAGGAGCGCGGGGGGGCGGTCCGTCTCCGCGTCGACGACGACGGGCCGGGGATCCCCGAGGAGGAACGGGAGGTGCTTCGACGCGAGGCGGAGACGCCGCTGAAACACAGTCAGGGGCTCGGGCTCTGGCTCGCCTCCTGGAGCGCCCGCGCGGCCGGCGGCGAGCTCACCATCGAGTCCACCGGCTCCGACGGGACGACGGTCCGGATCGAGTTCCCCGCGGCCGACCGGGACTGA
- a CDS encoding complex I NDUFA9 subunit family protein — protein sequence MEILVAGGDGFIGHPLCAELADRGHDVTAMSRSAPEESLPRGVSHATGDVTDYDSIESAVDGHDTVVNLVALSPLFSPSGGEEQHFAVHLEGTKNLVAAAEEAGADRFLQQSALGADPDGPTHYIRSKGQAEEVVRASDLDWTITRPSVVFGDGGEFVKFTKLLAPPYVTPLPGGGKTRFQPIYVGDLVPMLADAVLEDEHVGHAYDIGGPEVLTMAEVARLGHRADGRGVNVLPIPMSLSKIGLSALDYVPGFPFGSDQFRSLRMDNTVDDNDVSAFGVEESELRTLSAYLDLD from the coding sequence ATGGAGATACTCGTCGCCGGCGGTGACGGCTTCATCGGCCACCCGCTCTGTGCCGAACTCGCGGACCGGGGCCACGACGTGACTGCGATGTCCCGCAGCGCGCCGGAGGAGTCGTTGCCCCGCGGCGTGAGCCACGCGACGGGTGACGTGACCGACTACGACTCGATCGAGTCGGCCGTCGACGGCCACGACACGGTGGTGAACCTCGTGGCGCTCTCGCCGCTGTTCAGCCCCAGCGGCGGCGAGGAGCAACACTTCGCGGTCCACCTCGAAGGGACGAAGAACCTCGTCGCCGCCGCCGAGGAAGCGGGCGCGGATCGGTTCCTCCAGCAGAGCGCGCTGGGCGCCGACCCCGACGGCCCGACCCACTACATCCGGTCGAAAGGGCAGGCCGAGGAGGTCGTCCGCGCCTCGGACCTCGACTGGACGATCACCCGCCCATCGGTGGTGTTCGGCGATGGGGGGGAGTTCGTGAAGTTCACTAAACTGCTCGCGCCGCCGTACGTCACGCCGCTGCCCGGCGGCGGGAAGACGCGGTTCCAGCCCATCTACGTCGGCGATCTCGTGCCGATGCTCGCCGACGCCGTGCTGGAGGACGAGCACGTCGGCCACGCCTACGACATCGGCGGTCCCGAGGTGCTCACGATGGCCGAGGTAGCACGGCTGGGCCACCGCGCGGACGGCCGTGGGGTGAACGTGCTCCCGATCCCGATGTCGCTGTCGAAGATCGGGCTCTCGGCGCTGGACTACGTCCCGGGGTTCCCGTTCGGGAGCGACCAGTTCCGCTCGCTGCGGATGGACAACACCGTCGACGACAACGACGTGTCGGCGTTCGGCGTCGAGGAGAGCGAACTGAGGACGCTGTCGGCGTACCTCGATCTCGACTGA
- the tmk gene encoding dTMP kinase, with product MLITLEGLDGSGKTTVWEALHDSHPEATFTREPTESWYGDAVNRAIDDDDADPLATLFLFTADHANHLAETIRPALANDELVISDRYSDSRYAYQAAALSGSELKRPLEYIRGIHAAFTEPPDATIYIEVDPETAAARSGSTNQFEDAAFLAQVESNYERLIDAEPERFVRVDGTQSPEDVIASVEDAIDRLVPDAE from the coding sequence ATGCTCATCACGCTGGAGGGGCTGGACGGGAGCGGGAAGACTACCGTCTGGGAGGCCCTCCACGACTCCCACCCCGAGGCGACGTTCACCCGGGAGCCCACGGAGTCGTGGTACGGCGACGCCGTGAACCGCGCGATCGACGACGACGACGCCGACCCGCTGGCGACGCTGTTCCTCTTCACCGCCGACCACGCGAACCACCTCGCGGAGACGATCCGCCCCGCGCTGGCGAACGACGAGCTGGTGATCTCGGACCGCTACTCCGACTCCCGCTACGCCTACCAGGCCGCCGCGCTCTCGGGCAGCGAACTCAAACGGCCGCTTGAGTACATCCGCGGCATCCACGCCGCGTTCACGGAGCCGCCGGACGCCACGATCTACATCGAGGTGGACCCGGAGACGGCGGCGGCCCGGAGCGGCTCGACGAACCAGTTCGAGGACGCCGCCTTCCTCGCGCAGGTGGAGTCGAACTACGAACGCCTGATCGACGCCGAACCGGAGCGGTTCGTCCGCGTCGACGGCACGCAGTCGCCGGAGGACGTGATCGCGTCGGTCGAGGACGCGATCGACCGACTGGTTCCTGACGCCGAGTGA
- a CDS encoding DUF5813 family protein, whose translation MSELPDRARRAFRSHDAFEADGDAEDRFEVTSTPFEATVTPEPGEGGEIRFEIVARVPMLDEVTEGDVAPVVEEGWYETFERRLDGIGGGVLAGDHDLEPTVTETVHEGTRSAEVRAAIEDIDPSRGVDDAAAVVDFVEGTFVQGVIPGYDYIEPVAGILAEARRAGGSDGIEQ comes from the coding sequence ATGAGCGAGCTACCCGATCGCGCCCGGCGAGCGTTCCGCAGCCACGACGCGTTCGAGGCCGACGGTGACGCCGAGGATCGGTTCGAGGTCACGTCGACCCCCTTCGAGGCCACCGTCACTCCCGAACCCGGGGAGGGCGGGGAGATCCGGTTCGAGATCGTCGCCCGCGTGCCGATGCTGGACGAGGTGACCGAGGGTGACGTGGCCCCGGTCGTCGAGGAGGGCTGGTACGAGACGTTCGAACGCCGCCTCGACGGGATCGGCGGCGGCGTGCTCGCGGGCGATCACGATCTCGAGCCGACCGTGACCGAGACGGTCCACGAGGGAACCCGCAGCGCGGAAGTCCGGGCCGCGATCGAGGATATCGACCCGTCGCGCGGTGTCGACGACGCGGCCGCCGTCGTCGACTTCGTCGAGGGGACGTTCGTCCAGGGCGTGATCCCCGGCTACGACTACATCGAGCCCGTCGCGGGGATTCTGGCCGAGGCACGGCGGGCGGGCGGCAGCGACGGGATCGAGCAGTAG
- a CDS encoding carboxylate--amine ligase, translated as MAEQFLDTDALVDAVADAEFDRTPAVVANAHITGLSVARALDAHGVPVIAIDQVGNGVAYPSDAIDFAGQVRYPLDDPEGFSADLAAIADAAGEVVAFGCMDEWVHGFADAGVENVHLPWENHVSVLDKTRLYKRAEELDVPYPETYFPSETDLDTAAEALGFPLVVKPARKREGEEAIGSNVVEVATGEELHDVLDAADAAGVEVMLQEKVNIATGKDRSLASYVPAEGEPLAVVGNAAVRFPLEFGTSCLVETVDASEIEARALSVIEDAGYHGISESEFVYDQDREEYVLLDINTRPWKWISLPVSLGANLPYAAYADVVGAEFDPGEIDDGRWVYLRDYLTLLATEEAFWDVLDTEDWVSLVSGAFEESGDLTTGVYRPSDPAPVAQLLDTEFTDREYYCSC; from the coding sequence ATGGCCGAGCAGTTCCTCGACACCGACGCGCTCGTCGACGCCGTCGCCGACGCCGAGTTCGACCGCACGCCCGCGGTGGTCGCGAACGCCCACATCACGGGGCTGAGCGTCGCCCGCGCGCTCGACGCCCACGGGGTGCCCGTGATCGCGATCGATCAGGTCGGCAACGGGGTCGCCTACCCCTCGGACGCCATCGACTTCGCCGGGCAAGTGCGCTACCCGCTGGACGATCCGGAAGGGTTCTCGGCAGATCTTGCCGCGATCGCGGACGCCGCGGGCGAGGTGGTCGCGTTCGGCTGCATGGACGAGTGGGTCCACGGGTTCGCCGACGCCGGCGTCGAGAACGTCCACCTGCCGTGGGAGAACCACGTCAGCGTGCTCGACAAGACACGGCTCTACAAGCGTGCCGAGGAGCTGGACGTTCCGTACCCGGAGACGTACTTCCCGAGCGAGACGGATCTCGACACGGCCGCCGAGGCGCTGGGGTTTCCGCTCGTCGTCAAGCCCGCCCGGAAGCGCGAGGGCGAGGAAGCGATCGGGAGCAACGTCGTCGAGGTGGCGACGGGCGAGGAGCTGCACGACGTGCTGGACGCCGCCGACGCGGCCGGCGTCGAGGTGATGCTGCAGGAGAAGGTGAACATCGCGACCGGGAAGGACCGCTCGCTGGCCTCGTACGTGCCCGCGGAGGGCGAGCCGCTGGCGGTCGTGGGGAACGCCGCCGTGCGGTTCCCGCTGGAGTTCGGCACGTCGTGTCTGGTCGAGACCGTCGATGCCTCGGAGATCGAGGCGCGTGCGCTCTCGGTGATCGAGGACGCCGGCTACCACGGGATCAGCGAGTCGGAGTTCGTCTACGACCAGGACCGCGAGGAGTACGTGCTGCTGGACATCAACACCCGGCCCTGGAAGTGGATCTCGCTGCCCGTCTCACTGGGAGCGAACCTCCCGTACGCGGCGTACGCGGATGTGGTTGGAGCGGAGTTCGATCCGGGCGAGATCGACGACGGGCGGTGGGTGTACCTGCGGGACTACCTCACGCTGCTCGCGACCGAGGAGGCGTTCTGGGACGTGCTGGATACGGAAGACTGGGTGTCGCTGGTGTCGGGGGCGTTCGAGGAGAGTGGTGATCTGACGACGGGTGTGTACCGGCCGAGCGATCCGGCGCCAGTCGCGCAGTTGCTGGATACCGAGTTTACCGATCGGGAGTACTACTGTTCGTGTTAG
- a CDS encoding LLM class flavin-dependent oxidoreductase codes for MSDELHLNLFTMNSVEHVSPGTWRRDGDRSNEYTDREYWTDVARTAERGNFDAVFFADVRGVYDVYGGDRETAIEKAVQTPSNDPALVVPAMAEATENLGFAITKSTTYNHPYQLAREFSTLDHVTDGRVAFNVVTSYLESAAANLGLDERMKKETRYERAAEFLDVCYALWEDSWEDDAVVRDADTGRYTDPEKVHAIDHEGEFFDVPGPHGSEPSPQRTPVIYQAGSSEYGRDFAARNAEAVFCSQPTEEGVTEYMADVKQRAADAGRDEDAIAFFIGIVPIVAPTEAEAEAKYEALKNSVDVESTLALLSGFLDMDLSELDPDQKVEHIETQAIQGTMNAFTQSDPDREWTVREVAEFSGLGSTSPIVVGTPEQVADELVYWHEAVGVDGFNVKEAVRTGSLDDFVDQVVPELQDRGLFRTEYEGETLRERLYGEGQQHLSDDHPARQ; via the coding sequence ATGAGCGACGAGCTCCACCTCAACCTCTTCACCATGAACTCCGTCGAGCACGTCTCGCCCGGCACCTGGCGCCGGGACGGCGACCGCTCGAACGAGTACACCGACCGGGAGTACTGGACCGACGTCGCCCGCACCGCCGAACGCGGGAACTTCGACGCGGTCTTTTTCGCCGACGTCCGTGGGGTCTACGACGTCTACGGCGGCGACCGCGAGACCGCGATCGAGAAGGCCGTCCAGACGCCGTCGAACGACCCCGCACTCGTCGTGCCCGCGATGGCCGAAGCGACCGAGAACCTCGGCTTCGCGATCACCAAGTCCACCACGTACAACCACCCCTACCAGCTCGCCCGGGAGTTCTCCACGCTCGATCACGTCACCGACGGCCGCGTCGCGTTCAACGTCGTCACCTCCTACCTCGAGTCCGCCGCGGCGAACCTCGGCCTCGACGAGCGCATGAAGAAGGAGACCCGCTACGAGCGCGCGGCGGAGTTCCTCGACGTCTGCTACGCGCTCTGGGAGGACTCCTGGGAGGACGACGCGGTCGTCCGCGACGCCGACACCGGGCGCTACACCGACCCGGAAAAGGTCCACGCGATCGACCACGAAGGCGAGTTCTTCGACGTCCCCGGCCCCCACGGCTCCGAGCCGTCACCGCAGCGCACGCCCGTGATCTATCAGGCCGGCTCCTCGGAGTACGGCCGCGACTTCGCCGCGCGCAACGCCGAGGCGGTGTTCTGCTCCCAGCCCACCGAGGAGGGAGTGACGGAGTACATGGCGGACGTGAAGCAGCGCGCCGCCGACGCCGGCCGCGACGAGGACGCCATCGCCTTCTTCATCGGGATCGTCCCGATCGTCGCGCCGACGGAGGCGGAAGCCGAAGCGAAGTACGAGGCGCTGAAGAACTCGGTCGACGTCGAGTCGACGCTCGCGCTCCTCTCGGGCTTTCTCGACATGGATCTCTCGGAACTCGACCCCGACCAGAAGGTCGAGCACATCGAGACGCAGGCGATCCAGGGGACGATGAACGCGTTCACGCAGTCCGACCCCGACCGCGAGTGGACCGTCCGCGAGGTGGCGGAGTTCTCCGGCCTCGGCTCCACCTCCCCGATCGTCGTCGGCACGCCCGAACAGGTCGCCGACGAACTCGTCTACTGGCACGAGGCGGTCGGCGTCGACGGCTTCAACGTGAAGGAGGCGGTCCGCACGGGCAGCCTCGACGACTTCGTCGATCAGGTGGTGCCGGAGCTGCAGGACCGGGGACTGTTCCGCACCGAGTACGAGGGGGAGACGCTCCGCGAGCGGCTGTACGGCGAGGGGCAGCAGCACCTGTCCGACGACCACCCGGCGCGGCAGTAA
- a CDS encoding DUF3592 domain-containing protein yields MSGNGSDDGTLTTRQAGVGLLLVGLLVAGFGGYDYVQQDRAIADAVEVDATVLETGVDENHGTTRSDTSYTPEVRFRYEFRGETYASTNVHATVASTTYDTEAAARDVADDYTVNETVTAYVDPSTPGEGFLESDRSNTPLYVVGAGVLFVLGGVRTFYRG; encoded by the coding sequence ATGAGTGGGAACGGATCCGACGACGGCACGCTTACGACGAGGCAAGCCGGCGTCGGGCTGCTGCTCGTTGGGCTCCTCGTCGCCGGGTTCGGCGGGTACGACTACGTTCAGCAGGATCGAGCGATCGCCGACGCTGTCGAGGTGGACGCGACGGTGCTGGAAACTGGGGTCGACGAGAACCACGGGACGACCCGAAGCGACACGAGCTACACCCCCGAGGTCCGGTTCCGGTACGAGTTCCGCGGCGAGACGTACGCCTCGACGAACGTCCACGCGACGGTCGCGTCGACGACGTACGACACCGAAGCCGCCGCGCGCGACGTCGCCGACGACTACACCGTGAACGAGACCGTGACGGCGTACGTGGATCCGTCGACCCCCGGCGAGGGGTTCCTCGAATCCGACCGTTCGAACACGCCGCTGTACGTCGTCGGCGCCGGAGTGCTGTTCGTCCTCGGCGGGGTTCGGACGTTCTACCGCGGTTGA
- a CDS encoding succinylglutamate desuccinylase/aspartoacylase family protein → MHEAERITLARLPSGVELETTVHTYGGGDGPTLYVQAAQHGREINGSEVLRRLHGELLAREDDLTGTVVAVPVADPITFDRVSYTAPEALDSVNANMNRCWPGDEDGTLHERMAATLWEYAGDADAIVDLHTGGKEMLSHTVYLQGDAECRALAEAFGHDLLLAEAAGEDADAEWQDRDFGGKLRVAATQEGIPTITPELAHNTELVEDAIDAGVAGMLDTLRHLDMLPGEAAPTSATIARNHLGRVKAEDSGLFHVDGDVELGDYVEPGDHVGVVYDPTSYDVLQEVTVDREGIVYSLEQEATVTAGSTLVGVALLLEE, encoded by the coding sequence ATGCACGAGGCAGAGCGGATCACGCTGGCACGGCTTCCGTCGGGCGTCGAACTGGAGACGACGGTCCACACGTACGGCGGCGGCGACGGGCCGACGCTGTACGTGCAGGCCGCCCAGCACGGCCGCGAGATCAACGGCAGCGAGGTGCTCCGGCGGCTCCACGGCGAACTCCTCGCCCGGGAGGACGACCTCACCGGCACGGTCGTCGCCGTCCCCGTCGCGGACCCGATCACGTTCGACCGCGTCTCCTACACCGCGCCGGAGGCGCTCGACTCGGTGAACGCGAACATGAACCGCTGTTGGCCCGGCGACGAGGACGGCACCCTCCACGAGCGCATGGCGGCGACGCTGTGGGAGTACGCCGGTGACGCCGACGCCATCGTCGACCTCCACACCGGCGGGAAGGAGATGCTGAGCCACACCGTCTACCTGCAGGGGGACGCGGAGTGTCGCGCGCTCGCGGAGGCGTTCGGTCACGATCTCCTGCTCGCGGAGGCCGCCGGCGAGGACGCCGACGCGGAGTGGCAGGACCGCGATTTCGGCGGGAAGCTCCGGGTCGCCGCCACGCAGGAGGGGATCCCGACGATCACGCCCGAACTCGCCCACAACACCGAACTGGTCGAGGACGCCATCGACGCCGGCGTCGCGGGGATGCTCGACACGCTGCGTCATCTCGACATGCTGCCCGGCGAGGCGGCGCCGACGAGCGCCACGATCGCGCGGAACCACCTCGGCCGCGTGAAAGCCGAGGACTCGGGGCTGTTCCACGTCGACGGCGACGTCGAACTCGGCGACTACGTCGAACCGGGCGACCACGTGGGTGTCGTGTACGATCCCACGAGCTACGACGTGTTGCAGGAGGTGACCGTCGATCGCGAGGGGATCGTCTACTCGCTGGAGCAGGAGGCGACGGTAACCGCGGGGTCGACGCTGGTCGGCGTGGCGCTGCTGCTGGAGGAGTAG
- a CDS encoding rhomboid family intramembrane serine protease, with product MAVDLESDTGTESRSDGAAYLERLVGGPGVSLLAMALVSLAMWTGAQAGNITPFVLTPPFDEAWWQLPLSVFAHSGMAHLTSNATIIVVAGGLVAITAGIVRYHLFFVTTGIAAGVAQVAATDALGEAGGVLGASGAALALVAYVLMSNDISSWVLRHVPRWVVGVAIVGVAVALTLRSAGTQIANVAHLVGALLGAVAGHVNLLRTE from the coding sequence ATGGCTGTCGACCTGGAGTCGGACACCGGGACAGAGTCCAGGTCGGACGGCGCCGCCTACCTCGAGCGCTTAGTCGGGGGGCCTGGTGTGTCGCTGCTCGCGATGGCGCTGGTGAGTCTCGCGATGTGGACCGGCGCGCAGGCCGGCAACATCACGCCGTTCGTACTGACGCCGCCGTTCGACGAGGCGTGGTGGCAGCTGCCGCTCTCGGTGTTCGCGCACTCCGGGATGGCTCACCTCACGAGCAACGCGACGATCATCGTCGTCGCCGGTGGGCTGGTCGCGATCACCGCCGGGATCGTTCGCTACCACCTCTTCTTCGTGACCACAGGGATCGCTGCCGGTGTCGCCCAGGTCGCCGCGACGGACGCACTCGGCGAGGCTGGCGGCGTCCTCGGCGCAAGTGGGGCTGCACTGGCGCTCGTGGCCTACGTCCTGATGAGCAACGATATCTCGTCGTGGGTGCTCCGCCACGTCCCACGGTGGGTCGTCGGGGTCGCGATCGTCGGTGTCGCTGTCGCGCTGACGCTGCGGTCCGCGGGCACCCAGATCGCCAACGTCGCCCACCTCGTTGGCGCACTCCTCGGTGCCGTCGCCGGTCACGTCAACCTCCTGCGGACGGAGTAG